In Phalacrocorax aristotelis chromosome 25, bGulAri2.1, whole genome shotgun sequence, the following proteins share a genomic window:
- the PEA15 gene encoding astrocytic phosphoprotein PEA-15 produces the protein MAEYRSLLEELAQNITAEDLEQLKSACKEDIPSEESEAIATSHHWFAFLEKHSKLDRDNLSYIEHIFEISRRPDLLTMVVQYRTQVLKISEEDEVDTKLTRIPSAKKYKDIIRQPSEEEIIKLAPPPKKA, from the exons ATGGCCGAGTACCGCAgcctgctggaggagctggcccAGAACATCACGGCTGAGGAcctggagcagctgaagtcGGCCTGCAAGGAGGACATCCCCAGCGAGGAGAGCGAGGCCATTGCCACCAGCCACCACTGGTTCGCCTTCCTGGAGAAGCACAGCAAGCTGGACAGAG ACAACCTGTCGTACATCGAGCACATCTTCGAGATCTCGCGCCGCCCCGACCTGCTGACCATGGTGGTGCAGTACcgcacccaggtcctcaagaTCTCCGAGGAGGACGAGGTGGACACCAAGCTCACCCGCATCCCCAGCGCCAAGAAGTACAAGG ACATCATCCGGCAGCCCTCGGAAGAGGAGATCATCAAACTGGCCCCCCCGCCCAAGAAAGCCTGA